The Myripristis murdjan chromosome 4, fMyrMur1.1, whole genome shotgun sequence region CCCAAACTACAGGACCAGATGCAAACAAATCCGAGCGCGAAGCCGCTTTAAAAGTTGCAGATCATTTCATCAAACAGAAGAATTATCCAAAGAACACCCAGGTATTGTAGTGATGCTGCTAAAATTTGGCAAAAGTCTGCATGTAAAACCTCttttctatgaaaaaaaatcttacctccctatctctctttctcatctttGAATGTTTCTGTGTATCTATGATTAAGCCCTCCATATACCTTTGTGTCTGTTACTGAAATACACAGATTCAAGTGatggcagcagcaggtgagaaCACCCTGTTCAAGCAGTTCTTCTCCAACTGGAAGGACAAGTACCAGACCACAGGCCCAGGAAAGGCGTACACAATTGGTAGCATTGCCAAGGTGGAGCAGATTCCCTTTGACTCCTCCAAACTCCACAACAAACCGGACATGGCTGCCCAGCACTGCATGGTGGACGATGGTTCTGGGAAAGTCCAGGTCTGGTCACTAGAATAAAGAATCATGTTGCAACTTCACTAGATCTACTGATGtgttattaaaggaatattccaacgttATGgccaaaataccctttttcggtcttacccagactgagacaagatgtttgataccatttttacctctgtatgtccagtgctTTAGTTCCAATGCGTTAtttaaacatcttgtctcagtctgggttaATCCgaaaaaaggtattttgcccaaaacattggagtattcctttaagaattACAGCATGGAGTTGTTAAGCATGGAGTATTAATGGATGTTAATAGATCTGGCGTGTGGAAGGAGGTGACAAAACTCCTGTGGACCCATCCAACTACGGGCAGTTCTATGGAGGAGATTGTTACCTGGTGCTGTACACCTACAAATCTGGAGGCAGAGAGCAGCATATCATCTACACGTGGTTAGTGTTCCCCGTTGACTGCATGAAGGCCTTTTTAGACTCAACAGAGAATGGAGAAGCACTGTTCCCATCCATTTTCCCTGTCGAAGCTGACTATATTATGCTCTCATGTCTTTAGGCAAGGGCTGAAATGCAGTAAGGATGAATTGGGTGCGTCAGCCTATCTCACCGTGCAACTGGATGACTCCATGGGAGGATCACCTGTTCAGGTGAGACATTTACTGCCAGAACATTGCATTAGAGTTCTTTCTTCATTAATTTAATCCTGCCATTAAATCATGTACAGAAACAACTCCTATCATATATGTCATTCATTATAAGtgatacattcattcattttacaagtaaaaagcatttttttacaCTGCTGTGTCTTTGCAGGTTCGTGTCACTCAGGGCCAAGAACCCGCTCACCTTGTGAGCCTGTTTAAGGAAAAGCCTCTGGTCATCCACTTGGGTGGGACATCCCGTAAAGGAGGCCAGACCCAGGCTGGCAGTACAAGACTCTTCCATATCCGTCAGAGCTCCACCAAAGCCACACGGGCTGTCGAGGTCAGCCTTTTTCATTAGACTGAACGTAAACAGTGAGACAGCCAAACAAATCATGATTCATGACGACCAGTTccaaccatctctctctctctctctctcttgctgatCCAGGTGGAGCCCTCTGCTGCCTCTTTGAACACTAatgatgtgtttgtgctgaaGTCACCTGATGCTATGTTCCTGTGGAGGGGAGAAGGGGCCACTGAAGAGGAGATGACTGCAGCTAAGCATGTTGAAAGTCTGCTTAGAGGAAATGCTACTCAGGTGGCTGAATCCAAGGAGCCAGGTGAGTATTGAAAACAGAGCATTTTCTCTACATGATAATGCCATAATTAAAACAGGCACTacaaaaatcttttttcctTATCCACAGCTGGTTTCTGGTCAGCACTTGGAGGGAAGAAGGAGTACCAGACCTCCAAAAGCCTGCAAAGGATGGTCAAGCCTCCACGGCTGTTTGGGTGTTCAAACAAGACAGGCAGGCTGATTGTGAGTATGCAAATTTTCAtcctttttaattaaaataggGTGTTGGTATTTGTGTTCAGTTCATTTCCAGTTGCTGTATGGACTCAGTATGGGAACCATGTGTTGCACAATGTTTATCTTTAGGCAGAGGAAGTGCCTGGGGATTTCACACAGATGGATTTGGCAACTGATGACATCATGATTCTGGACACCTGGGATCAGGTAAACTCTTTTTCCTGCCATTGCTTTCCTGGACATGGTCCATTCACTTGGTAAATCTTACTTTTATTGTTTCCTTATCCCTAAATCTCTTACGGTTTTTCCTCCTGTATCCTTGTTCTCACCAGATTTTCCTCTGGATCGGCAACGAGGCCAATGAGGCAGAGAAAAAAGGATGTGTCAAGATTGGTAAGATAACCACAGCTGTAGTTATGGGTATATTAAATaacatacaaggatacaaggaagtttattggtcattatacaacaggttgtataatgaaattaaaatgtggttccctcttgattgattaattgattgtgtaaaaaatagaattattaagcatggaggagtgcagatggtgcatttagtagactcatagcctgagggaagaagctgctctgtagtctggtggtacggcagcggatacctCTGTATCTTTTCCCTGATGGCagcaggctgtggctggggtgggtatTGTCTTTTagtatccttttggctctgcgcaggtacctcacctccccgatatcactgaggcttggtagatgggtaccaatgatgttttgggcagttttaatcacttgttgcagagtcttcctgtcctgggccgtgcacatcccatgccagtttgtgatgtttccagtcaggatgctttcaatcgctcctttgtcaaagttgacaagaacttggcatgggaattttgctttcttttaagaaatacagccgttttcATATGTTGTCACATCGACAACATCGACATAGTTCTTTCAGTGATTTTCCTCATGTATCACTTCTTTTCCTTATAGCTGAAGATTATGTGAACACTGACCCCTCTGGCCGTCGTAATATTCCCATCATCACCATTAAGCAAGGGGCAGAGCCGCCCACCTTCACTGGCTGGTTCCACGCCTGGGACCCCAAGATGTGGGACACCAACCCTTGGGAACGCATGCAGGCTTGGTGTAACTAgcttcagtcacacacatgccTGCTCTCCCCTTCATGCTGTTGCTTAGCTTTAGAGTATAATCATGTGATtagaaacacacaaagcagatgaaTCTTCAggatgtgcaaacacacattgtTTATCGTCTGAGGTTGGACTTTTAATCAAAGGCATTTTCCTGTAACATATTGTGAGATTAGAATTATAAGGCCTATCAGAGTGGTGCACAGTTTTTAGATGTTGACTAATAAAAGACATGTGATCTGGGAATATGATTATCTACTTTGTatctttttaaataattaacttCAAAAGGCCCttaaaaacaccacagaagCATAGCATTTATGATCATTATAAAAGtagatttgatttaaaaaaataaaaaaaataaaaataaaaactcacttAGAACCTTATAATTCCAAACTCACTATGTAAAACATATCGGACCAAGGctttgttgaaatattttttgaaagtattttatctggaggtttttttttatgttttgctttAAAATGCAGTAAACTTGTTAATCAAATTTAGTGAAGAAAATAAGGAGAAAATGAGTATATGGTAACAGCACTATACACTGTGTCTTTAAGTACAAAGTGTCCTTATGATAACTTAGAAAGTTTATTTGCCGtttcacagaaaatgtattttgcaaaTTTGAATTCATATAATAAAGGAAACATTTGTTGGTGACAAAGAATGTATGTTTTCAAGACCACATGCTTGCTTTCAAAAGTTTTTTTGGATAGAGATTCTCCATTTgaaatgttaataaaaacaTTCTGCATTTTGAAGGTTGTCTGATGGTgttaattgtgtttttaattctttattttaattgttttttcaattctattttaatacaaaaaccTATGTGGTCACTGTGAAGCTTCTGAACATATTTTTGAAATCATTGCAGCAGTAAACATGAGCTTCACATCATTCACCTAAGCTCTCAGTGGGTGTTGGCATCACACACAGGCCAGGCTTGGTAGTAATTATATGAGTACATGAGTACAGACCTATCCTGCTGAGTTGCAGCCCTGTGGATTAAGGCATGGGGCTTTAAAAGTGCCTCTCCATGTCATCCACTGCCTCCCCTTTTGTTCTACCTCATTGTCTGCTGCTGGATttgtgagagaaacacaatGAACCAGAAGGTAGTTCTCATCACGGGCTGTTCTTCTGGGATTGGCCTGGCCTTAGCTGCCCGCATTGCAAAGGATGAGAAGAAGAGGTTTATGGGTAAATGAtcttcttttttgttaagttgTACCTGTGCTTGCCATGACAGATAACTGCATTTCTTTGAAACTGTTTGAGCCAGTGATATGCAGGTAGACCAAACTGTGCAGCATCAAGAAACATTTTTAAGATATCTATCTGAGCGTACTTATCTTAGTCATGGCACCAGTATCAGACATATACGAGAACAGATTCGTTTTGGTTCACTGATGTCAGTTCATGCAGCATTAGAGGAAACTGTTACCTCtgcaatttatttatgttgtgcGTTGCAGTGTACGCCACCATGAGGAACCTAAGCAAAGGTGAGCTCCTAGTGGAGGCAGCAGGTCGGACACTGGGCAGGACCTTGGAAATCAAACAGCTGGATGTTTGTGATGAGAACTCCATCAAAGCCTGTGTGGACAGCCTGCCTGAGCGTAGGGTTGACATTCTTAGtaagtaacaacaacaacaacaacaacaacaaaaataggtTCTATATATAGtcagtaaaattaaaaatccaATTTCTATATTTTAATTGATATGGTTCACGCCAATAGGTATATTCTGAGTACATTATACTTCCACTGAAGTTTGGTCTTGATGAGTGTGATGTGACATTATTCTCTCTTTGCTATTTCTTGTCATACTTGAATTTTTCTCCCAGTAAGTAATGCTGGCATGGGTCTTATTGGACCCATTGAATGCCAGTCAATGGAGGAGATGAGGTCTGTCATGGATACTAACTTCTTTGGACTAGTGCGGTTGCTTAAGGAAGTCCTGCCAgacatgaagaggaggaagaaaggccATATTGTGGTTATCAGCAGTGTCATGGGCATCCAGGGTGAGAGAGTAAACACCTCTTTCAATGagaacattcaaatgtggcagcaaaacaaagcctgaaaatagtttttttttctgttttccaggaatATTGTTCAATGATGTCTACGCCGCATCTAAGTTTGCTGTGGAAGGTTTCTGTGAAAGCTTAGCAGTACAGGCCCTGAGGTTTAATCTGAAGTAAGACACTTAATTCTTTTGTGCTGCTTCTGGGTATATGGggacaaaatgtgcacatttaatTTTGCAGTGATCTCTTGGTGAGACTTAAATTAGTCTCATGAGATTGGAATCAGAAAAGCAAAGATAAAGCATATTGGAGCAGTCTTCCCTCTAAGGCAGGCAGGATTTTTGCAAACCAAAACTAACATTTGCACACTCTGAGTGCAATGTCTCACCATTGTTTCATGtcacatgggggaaaaaagtgcctCCTCAATGTCATGGCAATAACAGCCATATCAGATCCATGATCTGGGCAGTTTAAACACAGCAACAGAATATTACACAACAAAATATCTCCACAGGGTGATTTCATCTAAAATGTGACCAACCAAATGTGGCcaaatatttgaaaacaaaatgatccACCACAGAATATTAACGATAAAGCTCTAGTATTATGTTACTTTTCTATCCCAGAAAACATACTGCATTCCTCAGTCACCCAGGTGAGAGCTGTGATTATACTAATATTGAGTGTTTCTTCTTTTGCTGCTCCAGCATCAGTTTGATTGAGCCAGGCCCAGTGATAACAGAGTTTGAGCGCAAGGTCTATGAGGAGGGCTTGAAGACTGATCTCAGCAAAGCAGACCAAGTGACTGCTGACATGTTCACTAACATCTACCTGAAGAACTACAAACAAATCTTTGAAACCCTTGGGCAGACACCTGAGGACATAGCAGAGGTACCAtctggtcacacacacaaaacatactgCATGCCTCACTGTCTTGTGCACAAGAAACCTGTCTCTGCACAAGTGCCACAAAGACAATATGGTTTGTGTTTCACttgtgcttttatttctttctcctAGCATACTTTCAAAATCATCACCATGGAGAATCCCCCATTCCGCCACCAGACGAACACGCTTTACACTCCCATGACCACCCTCAAATATGCCGACCCCAATGGTGACCTTCCTATTGACACCTTTTACAAAATGGTGTTTGATCATGACAAGGTCTTCAATGCCAGTCTGAACTTCCTCAAATTGCTGCGCTGGAGGAGCCGCAAGAGCTTTACCCTGGAGAAGGACGGGGAGAAGTCGTAGAATCGACATCTGCTTCAATTTATTcctgaaaatgacttgattcaCTGTGTCGTaaatctgtgttttgtctgGATAGCttgacagcattttattttattgtcatcttATGTAAAGATTTGATATGTTCAAGACACGATCATTGTGAACAAACTAAGGATGAAAGGTATGAGTGGGTTTTCATGGGATGACAGCAGCCTGCAGTCTCCATTTTGAGGACCCTATAGGAGCACCTGCTCGAGCTTTTAAACCATAATACATAGTACATCCATCCTCTTTAAGCCCCCAAAGCCCTGTATCATCATTATCAACTGTAAGCAAAATTGTGAAGGGCATAGACAATGTCATTGTATCTGCTCATGTCAGCCAATATTGACCTgggaaacattttcaaaataaaatgatgatagtTCAGATGTGGATGTACCACCTAATGGAGCGCTAGCATGTATTTCTTCAACAATTCAAAGCTGCTTTTCAGAAACCTTCATTAGCTCTTACACAACAAGTCGCTCTTGCACCAACACATTATGTTTAAGACACTGGATTATGTATTTACACATACGCCTAATCTGGTATTGCCTTCTGCTCTCACTGAACCTCACATCACGTGGCACTTCATCTAAAATAATATGCATTATAACAttcattgattatttatttatttatttatttatttatttatttattttttggggggggggggggggggggggggggtaagtaaagaatagaatagaatagaatagaatagaatagaatagaatagccaGAAaggatattttttaattatttaaatggTCAGTAGATGGCGGTATCCATCAAGTGACTGGCACAAAACACGAGTCTGTTAACGAAGACCATAAGAGGGAGACATAAGAAATATAGTGCATAGGACACACAAAATTGGGCACAGGACAGACCTTCAGGAAAATTAAAAGGGTGCTGATGTTACATAAAACAGGCAATGTTGGGAAATAGggtgtaattttctttctttctttctttctttctttctttctttctttctttcttttaactAGAGTAATAAGTGTATGTATAATGCAATGACAGTACAAACTCCACTACAGCAGGTGGcgttatgtaaatgtaaatgatttGCAAtccgctaaaaaaaaaaaaaaaaaaaaaaaaaacaacaggcagaagaaaaaaagagacgcagaggaagaagagcgaGCAGACGCATGACCGGAGCACATCCGGCTCTTTGTTTGACGTGGTATCCGGACAAATTTCGGCTAATGTTGGCCAGAATACAACAGTATAAATGAAGTCCTAGTGGGGCTATCTGGCATGTTTGGCTAATTTGGTCGATATTACGAAGAATGACCCGCAGCGCTGTGGCGACTTTACTTTGATTGGCTTCCGTGACcgtccaaaagaaacacaaggaagAGCTCGTAGTTAGCAGCCTAGCCATGTTGTCAGACGCCGCTTCCACTCCTCTTCAGGGTTGTGGCTTGCTTGCGACAGGGACCACAGCCACAACTAGCTAGCTTGTTGGCTAGCTAGCCTAGCTCTTTCCCCCCAGTATTACCTTCTTTCCATGTCCTTTCTTTGTGCTTCAATAACGCCACCCGGACCGTTTCGCCGCACTTGCTGGAGGAGACAGCTTCTCGTTTGTTTTAACAGGTACAGCTAGATAGCCCAGTTGGCTAATTAGCCAGCTAGCTAACTTTGAAGACGTCCTGCTACCCAGCTATGCTAATTGGTATTTTGCCGTCTTGCTCCGTGtagcacacacacttgacacagAAGAAGCCAGCGAAGGATAACTTCTCAGACAAGCTCAGTCGTGAACctgagcttttattttatttttcggGCTTTGTTGTCATTTGCCTGCCCACGATGGCTTCCTCTTCTGGAAACGATGACGACCTCACCATCCCCAGAGCAGCTATCAACAAGATGATAAAAGAAACTCTTCCAAATGTGCGAGTGGCCAACGACGCCAGAGAGCTTGTGGTCAACTGTTGCACAGAGTTCATACACCTCATATCCTCAGAGGCCAACGAGATATGCAACAGGTCCGAGAAGAAGACCATATCTCCTGAGCACGTTATCAATGGCGAGTccttattcatgttttttattaGTATTTGTTCTTCAAACTGTTGTAGAAGTGTGTTCATGAGCACAAGAGGGGGTGTGTCCCTTTCActgccatgtgtgtgtctgggctgAGGTTTCACAACACAAGAGtgaatgttttgcttttgcgtcttgcttttttttttttctatctttagCCCTTGAAAGCCTTGGTTTCGCATCCTACATCACAGAGGTGAAAGATGTCCTGCAGGAGTGTAAAACCGTAGcactgaagaggaggaaggcgaGCTCTCGACTGGAAAACCTGGGTATTCCAGAGGAAGAGCTCCTCAGACAGCAACAAGAGTTATTTGCCAAGGTATGGCTTAAAGCAAAGTTACTGAATCTGTAATTGTGTAAACATTTATATTCTGGAAATCGCATGGCCTCATTCTCATTATATTGTGCATCTGAAGTTTCAATATCAACTATCAACATCACTATTTTACCCATTGAGATCCTCATTTGCCCCGTTAAATTTTGCccagtgtgactgtgtgtgttggtttgaaTGTCTCTCCAGGCGCGccagcagcaggcagagctTGCCCAGCAGGAGTGGATGCAGATGCAGCAGGCTGCCCAGCAGGCACAGATGGCAGCAGCCTCCGCCAGCGCTGCCCAGCAGGCTGGTTCCTCccaagatgaagatgaggaggacgACATATGACCTCCCCCCAGGACACCCATTAGACCTGTTTGAATCCCTCCCATGGACAGTGTTAGCACAAATCTCCCAGTACTGTCATTGGCCTGCAACCTGAGGTGTCTTTTGATAACTGATGTACATCAGTCCAACATCATGAATGCACATTGACATGGACAGTTTTAAAGATGAGGGGGATTTCTAGATAGCCACATGTCATGGAAGGAAGTACCTGAAAACAGTTATTTGGATTAAGAAGCCGTTATAGAGTTTTCGATTCATCTCATCTTTactcttttttccagttatgtTTAATTTTGTCCTTACTTTATGTTGTGAGTGATTTGTAGATTTAGAGATGAATGTGGATATGCTGAAGACAGAAGGTGGTCAAaaattgtcagtgtttttggttCCAACACAGCAAGTGTTCACCTCTTCAGGTACTGCTCCATTTGCTTAATTTTGTTACGCGTTGTTCTAGATAACTTGGTGGGTTTGGAGAACAGCTCTAGGAAAATGTTGGAGCAGGTAGTTTCTCCTGTCTTGTGGTCCTTTGGACAGTCATTTTTACTAAAAGTTTCTTTTACTCCTCTCTTGATGTATTTGTTTGGCAGAGGATCATTTGAGGGGTTGTGAATATGTAATTGAATTTTTTGTTAAATAGAAAATTAAGTGGgcgttttgttttattttagctcAGTCACACAGTTTATGATGCATTTCTTTTCTTACTTTCAAACACAGTATTGCTAATTAGCTACACCTTTCAGAATCTCAATATTTTTGACTCATAGAACCAAAGATAGAGGATAGACTAACACCCCGAGTTTGTGATTTCCCAAGGTGTAGGTGCTATGATGTGATGCTTGGTTGCTGACTGCATCCAAGACAATGTACACAATGTTAAGGTTTAACTTTCACTTTGTAAGATGCTTTGATATCCCAGCTGAATTTGTTATCTCCCCTCCTCCGGCACAGTATCGGACATTTGCATTGTGACTGTGGTAAAATCCTCAGTGTAAAGATAAGTAACCTGATTGTGATACACATTCACTTGCCTACTACAAAGCTGTATTCTTTAAGCAATaaaagaaacatgttttataaacaaatagtttttctttgtgttctaTTCAGTTATTACCAATGAACATTTAATTGCTCTTAAGGATGATGGTCAAATGCACATGGTGAAAAGCCCCTCTCTATTGGAGACTATTTTTGGATGTCTGATGTTATGAAACGTGTTTCAGAAACCTGTCAGCAGGTAAGCTAGTTGCAGTGAAGCAGTCTGCATGAATGTTGGATCACTTACATTTcgtataatcttttttttctttttcttttctttttttttttttttttgaaatggcTGGAGCGATAATCGAGAACATGAGCACAAAGAAGTTGGTTGTTTTAGGTTTGACTGTACTTATTTTCCAAGTGCTGTCAGTTTTGGTAGGAGGATTAATCGGTGAGTAGCCtagtcatttatttctttattgtcaaCAACTTAATCGCTCTAATTGCCAATGATTTACCTACTGACGTCATACAGATAAGTGCGCTGCAGTCCTTGAATGAGAAGCGCCTAGACAACCGTGCGCACAACCTGTTTGACGCACTGACTCAGACGCAACTAAAGTTAATTACAATCTCAGTATGACAATTAGAGTATTTATCTGACTAATCGTGAGCAGCATTTCATCCAAACAGCACGCTTCTGATTTTACTCCTTTATTAGCTCCTAGCCCTACTAGCGCCATTCACTACCTGGCCACCAAATGCGTCCGCcggcacagaggaggaggaggcggcggcggctggcTGATGCCGTGGGGGTCAAGCCGGTGTCAGAGGATCCGCAGCTTTGACGACACCCTGGCAAAAACACTTGACGCCAACGACATAGTGTTTGCCGTGCACGTCCCGCTGCCCAACAAGGAGATGAGCCCCTGGTTTCAGTTTATGCTGGTTGTGCTACAGTTTGACATTGCCTTCAAAATGCTCAATCAGATTGGTAAGAgtcctgtctgtcagtcagaggTTGTACTTGTCAACATAAATTTTAAGTATATTCCAGCACTGGGTCTTTGGTGAATGTGATCACACCCACTCTCTTGTGTAGAAGATGGTGCCACCATCACCATTGATGCTGGTCTGGCATACAGGGATGATGTGTTGTCCAATTGGACCACAAAATTTCACTCTGTAGAGAAAAGACAGCTCTCGTGTATGCTTATGGTCCCCAAGGTAAAACTTTTAATCTGAATGCATTTAATATGTTTGCTTCTGTATTATtgtgtggctgctgtgacaATCCAGTTTCTCTtcagggatgaataaagtatctatccatctatgATTTTTTGCAGACATTTGAAAATGAGGGGCGCTTTTATGTGTGTGACCCTGTACCATTCATAGAGCTGGGCAGTGTGGCCCACAAATACTATTTAATTAACCTGCGCCTTCCAGTAAATGATATAGTAAACACTGGCATTGGAGAAATAAAGGACATCCACTTAGTGGTGAGCTTACAATCATTCTACTTTGACAGGCAATATGTTATTTGATTTAAATATCCCTGAAACTGTTTCCTGCGCAAACATTTAATATCTTCCTTCTCCAAGGGCATCCACCAGAACGGAGGCTTCACTAAAGTGTGGATCAGCATGAAGACAGCGTTCAGCCCCTGGATATTTGTGACCACAGCCTGGTACTGGAGGAGAATCAGCCTGATGACAAGACCACCAGTCCTCATAGAAAAGTATGAACCATTAGCTGAGAATGACTCAACACAGAGAATATATGAGGCCTACTTCTTTGTCTCAGTGACGCATTGCAACACTGTCTTTTTAGTAAATTATATTTCAGCGTGTTTTAGATTagtataatttaatataatttaattgtaTAATTGAGTTATTTCATCAGAATAGAGGCTGTTAAAGGTTAAACAACTAACCACTAAATCATGTAATAATGAAGAGGTAACACAATCTATGCAATCCCTGCATCTGTTTTTGCCCTACATATTTAGTTGAAAACTGTATACACTGAGGCCaatgctcttttctttcttgaaGTTAAAGTGAAGTCTTAGCTCCTTGCTCTGCACTTAAAACACTGAGTGCATCTACTTAGGCTCTGTCAGTCTTTCGATGAGAGCTTGAAGCCAAATTTGGAgtctttttcatacttttagaGGTACACCATGCCTCAGGGTGATGTGCAGAAAGCAAGAGAAAGGAAAGTTTCTGGATCTAAAGTGCTTGATTGGCTTGGTGGAAGTAGTTTTATAACCCTCCGGCAGCATGGCTATTTGTCTTTTAAATATAAgtccttttttcccctgtggTACTAGTTCCACTGTCTGTAAAGAGCATTTTCCATGTTTAGGATGATATTTGCCCTGGGTATCTCTATGACGTTCCTGAATGTGCCGGTGGAGTGGCTCTCCCTGGGGTTTGAGTGGACGTGGATGCTGCTGTTCGAAGACTTTCAGCAGGGTGTTTTCTACGCCACGCTTTTCTGCTTCTGGATAATCTTCTGTGGTGAACACCTCATGGTCAGCATCTTGTACGTTCTCTTTTGTATGGATGTCACAAGATTTCAGGATATCTGTGCCATTTATATTCCCTCCACAACCCATCATTTAGGACCAAAGTCAGAGGAATCGGCTCTCTGCCTACTGGTGGCAGGTTGGACTGGTGGTGTTTGGCTC contains the following coding sequences:
- the scinla gene encoding scinderin like a — encoded protein: MASHKEFQTAGKEPGLQVWRVEKMDLKPVPKQHYGNFYNGDAYILLYTTRGLSYNIHIWLGEESTVDEQGGAAVFATQLDNFLGGSPVQFREVQGNESLTFSGYFKSGIKYKKGGVASGFQHAETNEMNEKRLLHVKGRRVIKATEVDLSWSSFNKGDCFIIDLGKDIYHWCGSDCNHFERMKASQVAIHIRDNERRGRAKLHMINEGEEPDAVINVLGPKPNIPAGEDDDESTDRANKSKGSLYLISDAAGSMKTTLVAQSSPFKQEMLSPSECYILDNGADKKIFVWKGPDANKSEREAALKVADHFIKQKNYPKNTQIQVMAAAGENTLFKQFFSNWKDKYQTTGPGKAYTIGSIAKVEQIPFDSSKLHNKPDMAAQHCMVDDGSGKVQIWRVEGGDKTPVDPSNYGQFYGGDCYLVLYTYKSGGREQHIIYTWQGLKCSKDELGASAYLTVQLDDSMGGSPVQVRVTQGQEPAHLVSLFKEKPLVIHLGGTSRKGGQTQAGSTRLFHIRQSSTKATRAVEVEPSAASLNTNDVFVLKSPDAMFLWRGEGATEEEMTAAKHVESLLRGNATQVAESKEPAGFWSALGGKKEYQTSKSLQRMVKPPRLFGCSNKTGRLIAEEVPGDFTQMDLATDDIMILDTWDQIFLWIGNEANEAEKKGCVKIAEDYVNTDPSGRRNIPIITIKQGAEPPTFTGWFHAWDPKMWDTNPWERMQAWCN
- the LOC115358019 gene encoding retinol dehydrogenase 8, which codes for MNQKVVLITGCSSGIGLALAARIAKDEKKRFMVYATMRNLSKGELLVEAAGRTLGRTLEIKQLDVCDENSIKACVDSLPERRVDILISNAGMGLIGPIECQSMEEMRSVMDTNFFGLVRLLKEVLPDMKRRKKGHIVVISSVMGIQGILFNDVYAASKFAVEGFCESLAVQALRFNLNISLIEPGPVITEFERKVYEEGLKTDLSKADQVTADMFTNIYLKNYKQIFETLGQTPEDIAEHTFKIITMENPPFRHQTNTLYTPMTTLKYADPNGDLPIDTFYKMVFDHDKVFNASLNFLKLLRWRSRKSFTLEKDGEKS
- the dr1 gene encoding protein Dr1, giving the protein MASSSGNDDDLTIPRAAINKMIKETLPNVRVANDARELVVNCCTEFIHLISSEANEICNRSEKKTISPEHVINALESLGFASYITEVKDVLQECKTVALKRRKASSRLENLGIPEEELLRQQQELFAKARQQQAELAQQEWMQMQQAAQQAQMAAASASAAQQAGSSQDEDEEDDI